gagttatctggaagttgagttaTCTGGAACTTCCAGTTCcagttatctggaagttggaAGTCTTagttgtccaggtgaagttatctgagTTATCTGGAACTTCCAgataacatgaaaacatcatcccaaatcaacaccccctcactcaacagaggtgaaGGACTTagaatctggaagttgagttaTCTATCTTATAGTTCCAGATAACTCAACCTGGAAGTTCCAGAtaactcaactttcagataactCCACCTGGACAACTAAGACTtccaacttccagataactgGAACTGGAAGTTCCAGAtaactcaacttccagataactccAGGTggagttatctggaagttgagttgaaaccatgaaattccaaacaACAGGTAAACAGGTGTAAACATATCTTtactcagtttatttatttatggttttacctttaacattatttctgactttaaatgttgtttctgtgtaagTGAAAGAtaggaaatgtttgtttttcagaataaagctcgacagcagcagctgcaggtaaAGGATGGAGTTTTGGACAAACTTGACGGTTTTATAAGCTCCATCATCAGTTCTCTGCCTGAAGACCTGCAGATTGTTCTCAACACACATTGatctaaaaaacacattcaatttgtttctttctgatCATAAATCTTCATTTAacatgatgctgctgtttgaatCTCACTAACActgaagatttatttttgtaaaacctAAACTGAGGGAACTCTCATTATTTATTAGTCTTGTTTAACTCCTATGTCATTATTCAGTTTTGTATTCAATACAATCTGCATCATGTTCACATTGCTTATTCACTTGCCACCTGGCTAAATTAATTCTCCCGATGCAGAACAGTCGATGTCTCCCAAAATTATTTGTTGTTtcaataataaatgttatttatgatTTTCCCCTTCTTCTTTTATTGCTCATTTCTATTTACATGAAATAgttgagatggaaaaaaagtcagtgaatgGAAAAAGTTGTTTGTTTCGTGCAATATAAGTTTAAGGAAGTGTTGAGAAATACTTTGAGCACTAAAGCTgatatgttttaattaacaTCTAAATTAGTGTAGAGTGTAAAACGATGTTAGGACGTCAGGTTGGCTCCAATATTAAAACTGTGGAAAACCTCCAAATAAATGTTAATCAGAACGAAGCAAAGTGAGTTTAAAGCAGGaaaaattgtttaatttcaaaaatatacatattgGTTACATGAACTTCTTTCACCAAAGCtaggttttaaatgtttggtCACAGTGACGGAAACTATGTTCAAATAGTCATATACAGTTTATATAGAATGATGGATTTAAACTGATTTTCACTGAATGTCATACTATAAACATGCTGTTCATCAGACAATGTTCATTTTAGACTTTGTCTGAAAATTCACTTTGtaaacctgcaaaaaaaaaaactgcagcagaaactaaaaagaaaaaaaatctcaagaACATGGAAAGAAAATTACAACATTCTGATTCTGGCGGTGACTTTAGTTTatgatgcacaaacacaaacttcagCTGGAGCTCCACAGCAACAAGCAACAAGTGCTTCTGTTTGCGTCTGTGTTTCCCTGACAAATGGCAGTTACACTTAACTGGACCGGACTAGAATTACATGGATCAAACGGAATTAACCAGCCTTATTTGAAGTGAACTCAAATGTTTGTATGCAGTAAAGTCGGGGTCAGTTTTCACAGGTTTACATATGGTGATTTACAGACTGATGGTGATGTTGATTATGAGGAGGAGCTTtttacttcttgttttttttttttttttttttttacctcttgtTGTGGAGCCACCATGTTGCCCCATGCAGCCTCAGGACGTGCTGTTTTTCTTGTGGGCTGAAGTGCAGGATAGTGAGGATGGCGGTGAGTGTCTGCTGCCTCCCGCTGGCGTCCTGCAGTGTCAGGAACTTGTAGATGACATTCTTCAGGTACTCCATGTTGGCGCCCTCTCTGCTCTGGTCCCGGATCAGTTTATCGAGTTGTCCTCGCAGCTCAGTCACCTCTTCATCGTGCCGCTCAGCGTTAGCAATGAGTCTGGCCTGCAGCTGGTGCAGGTCCTCCTCCAGCCGGCGTTTCTGCCGCCGCAGGCTGCCCACCTCTACCTCCTTTCTGGCCAGTTGCTCAGCATATAGCAGCAGCGTGGGTTCTGTGGGTACGGCTCGCCGCAGGGCCTGGCTGATGGCGTCCGCCTCACTATTTGGGTCGGACTCGTGCTCAGTGTCGGCCGTCTTGATGCAATCATTGTTCCAGTTGAGCGTGGTCGCACGCAGCCTCTCAAGCTCCTGGTCCTTCTCATCCAGTAGCGCCATGgtcctttctctctgtttgtgcaGCTCAGCCTCCAATCGCAGCAGCTCGTCACGGTGCAAAACATCTGCCCGTTCCACCTCCTGTCTGTGGCTCTGTTGCAGCGTCGCCACGTGCTGCTGccgctcctccagctcctggtGGTGTCGGCTCTCAGCCTCATCACTCTGGATCCGCAGGCTGATGTACTTCTCCTTCAGCTCGGCCAGCTGGTCCCGGACTTCCTCCAGCTCCTTGGCCTGGCAGCCGTCTTTAGCATTCTTGTTCTTCAGCACCACCTGTGCTCGCACTTTGTAGCGTTCAAACTCgtccttcagctgctgcagctcctgctggTAGAATAGCACAGAAGCTTTGTCcccacacagcacagcatcagACACCACCAGGCCCTGGATGTTCTGGTCAGGGTTCCTCTGAgctgccagcagcagcaactttttcaccttctccagcttctccttCAGTACGTCGATATCCAGCTGCGTCTCGTCCACACCGAGATCACAGGTCGACCTGCTGGAGGCGGCAAGAGCCAGTGTTTTGTTCTCAGTGTCGAGCTGTAGGATCCGGTCTCTGAGTCTCTGAACAGTCTGCTGGTCTTTCTGCTTCGCCTTCTCACAGGAACCCAGCAGCTCCGACAGTTCAGAGACCCGCTGCTCTAGACCTGCAACCCTGGTTTCTGCAGCCTGAGCACGCTCACGTGCACGCTCTTCAGCTTCAGAGGcctgaaaatacacaaacatttcagacCTGAAAACATGCAACTCAACCTGGAGCCTCAATTAGAACTGTGGAAACGTTTCTTTAGTTAACTCTGAGCTGAATTTAGGTTTTAAACCCCTTAGCATAGTTTTTATTAACCTGAATCTGGATTTAGTTACAATTCAGTCTTTGTTCGGTTTAGTTAGTTTCAATCTGGTCTTAGTTAGTTCTGGTCTCTGTCTTACCTTCCTGGTCTCGCTGTGGATCTGCTgctcaaagtgttttttcaaATCTGTCAGTTCCCGCTGCAGTTCATCCACTCTGGGATCTGGTTTTTTATGTTCCTCCTCAACTGCCTGCAGCCTCTTCTTCAGTGcgtctctctcctccctcattTTGTTCAGGTGAGCTTCAGACTCCGCCCTCTGATCCATAGCCTGAGAAGTTATCAAGAGCGAGGCATTGGCGTCCTGCAGGCGGAGCTCTGCATCTTGTCGCAGATCTCGTTCCTGCTGCAGGATCCTCTGCAGCTCTCGCAGCTGCTGGACATGGTCCCCCTGCTCCTGCTCTCTTTCATGCTGCTGCGTGATGATACGAGCGCGACTCTCGgtaagctgctgctgcagaccaCACAGCTCTGTCTCCTGTTGTGTCGTCATGGTGACAAGTcgctcctgcagctcctccacctcctgcttcAGTTGACGTTTGTCAGCTTGGAAACTCGCCTCCATTCGAGACTTCTCCTGTGTGACCGTGGCCAGGGCGCTGGTGAGTGTGCTAAGCTGGCTCTTCAGTTGGGCGATGCGACGCTCTGCCTCTATGCCAACTGGGGGTGTTGCCTGTAGTTGATATTCTATGCCACTGCTAGCCTCGACCTCTGAATTTAGGATCTGCAGGAGAAAACACCATCAGAAAAAACTGATTTATCACTTTAAACTTGTTCCATTATTAAACATTCAgtcaaattcagatttttttttataaagcaccaaatcacaacagaagtcatctcacTTTCCAGCATTTAAGGGttatagaatagaatagaactgTATgcagaattatacagaaatcCAAAGAATCCCACTTTTGTTAAACACGCAGTTTTTACTCATAGTGCTCTAAGTTGGAGTCAACACGGTCCTGTCACATTTgctgtacttgtgtgtgttgttaattGATAATCAATGTTTTGACCTTTAGCTGCATTTCACTCACAAGCTTTTAAAACGTACCACTGAGCTGGGTTTCCCTTGCGGTTCCCCTTGGTCTTCCTCGGACTGATCCCCTACGGCAGTCTCAAAAGGGGTGTCCACAGATGCTGCTGTATCTACACTGTCCTCACTATGCAGGGAGCAGCCATCGTCAGGCAGATCTGGAGcactggtggtggtggtgaccTGTCTGTGCTGGTTCAGGTCCACCTCCTGGGTCACGGTGAGAACTTTCAGACTGGCCTCCAGAGCCTCCTTTTCCTTCAGTAGACTCTTGTAGGCTCGAACCACGTCCTTGAAGCGGGTCTGATACTGGACCAGCTGCTTCTTCTGGGACTTGATAGTGTCCAGCAGCTCCGTCCTACTCGGGCCGCCCCCGAAACTCATGCCAAACTTTTCCATAACTCGGATCTATAGTCTACCAGGATTTCATCGGGGACTGGTCATGGTGAAATGTCTGGTTTCTGAAAAGAGTCACGTTGCTTTAGAGTCACGTTTACAGAACCACACATGTATTTTTCATTCTCACTTACTGTTTTTTACCAAATGTCACGTTTTCTCCTGATTaactttaaagaaacatttagagCAACTAGAAGCTGTGAATGTTACATCTCAACCCATCTGGCTAATTCTTCTTCAGATAAGAATAACTTATGAACAGATGTTAAGTAGATAATTTAATTACcaaatacttattttaaaaaagaaaaaacatcagagTAAGAAAAACTTAATTACACCTTTGTCGTTACATTAAATCACGTTCACGTTCTGTGTTGAATCCGAATTTATGTCCAACTAAAGCAACGTGGCAGTAAAAGTAACACATTAATCGTTAGCTcataaattagattaaattttAACATTAACCGACTTTAATGTTTCAAGTTTCCCGTTTatcaacaaacactgacattaaatacCAACTATTCTCTGATTCTCACCTGTTTTATTCGCTGTCACTCGTTCAGAGTCAAACTTCGAGTTTTAACGAGCTCgaatgaaacacaaaatgtctgaaatgttatttatttcatcagaAAAAACgtaaatgtaaaaactggaaAATCTGAACTTGTAGTTTAACCCGTCCGCAAACAGCCGCCATGTTGGACTAAACCGGAACTGAagactgaggaggaggtgggaacCTGCTGCTGCGTTCAGGCCGCCAGGAATATTGTACAGcactacacaaacaaactgacaagttatgtgagagtgtgtgttaagttatttttacataacATTGCTGTACAGTAACTGACAATGCATGTGTTGAATCAATTAGCCTAGcctacacattttattattgcttttatcACACTGATTGAATTTCACccagaagatgaagaaaaatatgCTGATTTTCAATGATAACCAGCCATGAATATCCTTCCAGAACTGTTTTAATACAGGGGTAGAATAAATGTTCAATTGTTTCCCTATCTGCAGAGCAAAAGCAGCAGGGTTAGGACAATGACCTCAGCTGCAGGGTAAGTACCTGTGATAAACCTGTAGTGTGTTTCCTTAACTTTAGGTAATACTAGGAATGTAATAAAAAGTGAGAGTTATTACTATTGTTGTATCTTTGGTCAGCAATGCATATCTCATCAATGTTTAACTTGGGTAAAGACTTCCATAAATATTAATACTATGTTTATAAGGTTCAGGAGAGTTCTTGGAACTGCTGCACATGTATTGCTGAATTCTTTAACAGAACAGTTTAACATGATCTCAAGGTGAGGCGTGAAATACAAAGTTCTCGATTCGACATTCTTTCGAGTAAACAGTGAACGCAGCactgttatttgtgttttaataaagttttgtCAAAGCAGTGACGTCAATTATTCCGCGTTGGCCTGGACGTGGCACCGAGGCGGAGCTGCGCCCACTTcggtttctctctgttttttctccgCTCGGTCCTCGGCTCTAATCGCAGCTGCTCCCGGACTAACCGGCTGACATTCTCCGCCGTAAGGTTTTTAATCGTCCTGCCGTGGAACCGGCACATTAGAACCAGAATGGGTCTTACGATCTCGTCGCTGTTCTCCAAATTCTTCGGGAAGAAGCAGATGCGGATTCTAATGGGTGAGCGCCGTGGCTAAGCTAACTTGCTTCGGGCTAAACGGCCGGGCGCCGGCAGCGGATAAAACcctgattaaaatgtttcagttttctgttcaGACAGACTCGGTTTATTCTGGTGTCGGTTAAAAATCCCGCGTTGGttgaaattaaattcaaatttaacAGGAAATCTTATTAAGAAGCTAAGTCAGTTAGCCATCAGATGCTAACGCTCAGAGTTAACAAACCAACGTAGCTGCTGGAGCTGTCAGCATCAAAACACTTTGTATTTAATGAAAGGTTAAGTAAAATGCCGTTTTAACCAGAGCCAATCTGGAGCTGctgtttagtcagtcagtttgtGTTGCTTACAGTgggttgtgttttgtttcagtggGTTTGGACGCAGCTGGCAAAACTACGATCTTGTACAAACTGAAGCTGGGAGAGATCGTCACCACCATCCCCACCATCGGTAAATTATCAATAACCAGTCAACAATCTATCAGTTACATTACCTTTttctgtaaattattaataatcgGTTAGCAACCACTCAGTGACATCCCATATAACAGTAAAAGTATGAGTATAAATGTACTTACCTTAAGTACCTGCtcagtttttttccacagcCCTTGAACAAACTGAGACAGAAGCTTCAGGATGTTCCAGATCTACTGTAAAATGGTTCTGTTTCTCAGGACTGGAATAACTATATCAGAACCAGCAGACAGATCTTATCAGGTTTTGGTTCATCTTCAGGTAGAAATACTTTTCAGAACATCAGAGTTCTGACCTGAAGCTCAAGCTAGACAGTGAAGGTTCTGGTCGTTGTTGAGCACAATTTTGACATAGGACCTATAAATAAAGAACCcattgtttgtgttgcaggtttTAACGTGGAGACAGTCGAGTACAAAAATATCTGCTTCACAGTTTGGGACGTTGGTGGACAGGACAAGATCAGACCACTGTGGAGACACTACTTCCAGAACACACAGGTACTGATCCAGAACAATAACACACAGGTATTCACCTTAATTGTACACACCTAAAGACAAGTTAAGAGTTCCAAAGTCCAAAGACTTGGCTGTCCATACCACAGATCACAGATGTCTGGTCTTTGACAGTCTGGAAACGGCACACGCCTGATGATTGAATACTGCAATTCCTCCCTTGACTGTGATGTCATTGGTCGCCAGTGTTGGTcgtaaatattaaacatattttaaaaatctttgaGAACAGCAGACATCAACTTGATTTTAAGACTAAAGGTGGGAATCtttacacagcacacacacaatgatttttttctgcCGACTGACAGTAGACACTGAGCCAGAGTGGAAGCATCTGGGTCCAGCCGGTCGTCATGAATAAATCCCATTTATAAGTGTCAATGGGCCTTTTATTTGATGAGGTTCTGCTCAGCATTCAGTAAAGTTGACATAGAGGTGAGTGGACACGTGGACAAACCTGTTCAAACCTAATGTCTGCATCTGAACATGCGACAGGTGAGACTCCCACATGCTGTGTTGTCTCTTCTGTGATGTTAGAATGATTGATGTTCAAGATgctagaaaacatgaaaaactgaaCAGGGACTAAACACTGTTACACAGACTTCGTCAGGATGTTTTCTGGTTAGAACATCAGATCCTGACAGCTTCCCGATAAAACGATTTGACACAGAACGTTTCACATCAACAGACTGTTGATGCCAGAACCCGGGAGCTGGTCCAGTTCAAAATACAGATCAGATAACCCCAAGTGTTCCTGCTCCAACCGTTGCACTTATTTTCCAGAGGTTGCTGTGGAAGCAGAAACTGTGCACACGGGATTGCCAGGAATCCCAGAATGCACTGCGTTTCTACCAGCGGTCACAACAGGGACCCACCGAGCCAGACTCTAAGCCTTTCTACTGTTCACTCTGTGGCTGCGCTTACACTCTGTGGCTGCTGTTATACTGCTTTAGGTTCTGATaacaaagctgcagctcaggaAAGAGTAAATCTGTCTGCAGTAATCTGCATTCATCCATTtaataaatttgttttattttctgtgtcacagaaaaatagatttaaacATGGAATGATGCCAC
The window above is part of the Anabas testudineus chromosome 23, fAnaTes1.2, whole genome shotgun sequence genome. Proteins encoded here:
- the gcc1 gene encoding GRIP and coiled-coil domain-containing protein 1; the encoded protein is MEKFGMSFGGGPSRTELLDTIKSQKKQLVQYQTRFKDVVRAYKSLLKEKEALEASLKVLTVTQEVDLNQHRQVTTTTSAPDLPDDGCSLHSEDSVDTAASVDTPFETAVGDQSEEDQGEPQGKPSSVILNSEVEASSGIEYQLQATPPVGIEAERRIAQLKSQLSTLTSALATVTQEKSRMEASFQADKRQLKQEVEELQERLVTMTTQQETELCGLQQQLTESRARIITQQHEREQEQGDHVQQLRELQRILQQERDLRQDAELRLQDANASLLITSQAMDQRAESEAHLNKMREERDALKKRLQAVEEEHKKPDPRVDELQRELTDLKKHFEQQIHSETRKASEAEERARERAQAAETRVAGLEQRVSELSELLGSCEKAKQKDQQTVQRLRDRILQLDTENKTLALAASSRSTCDLGVDETQLDIDVLKEKLEKVKKLLLLAAQRNPDQNIQGLVVSDAVLCGDKASVLFYQQELQQLKDEFERYKVRAQVVLKNKNAKDGCQAKELEEVRDQLAELKEKYISLRIQSDEAESRHHQELEERQQHVATLQQSHRQEVERADVLHRDELLRLEAELHKQRERTMALLDEKDQELERLRATTLNWNNDCIKTADTEHESDPNSEADAISQALRRAVPTEPTLLLYAEQLARKEVEVGSLRRQKRRLEEDLHQLQARLIANAERHDEEVTELRGQLDKLIRDQSREGANMEYLKNVIYKFLTLQDASGRQQTLTAILTILHFSPQEKQHVLRLHGATWWLHNKR